From Scleropages formosus chromosome 1, fSclFor1.1, whole genome shotgun sequence, a single genomic window includes:
- the LOC108924088 gene encoding intersectin-2-like isoform X2 — translation MMNGGRSIWAITPEEREKHDKQFDTLSPTLGYVSGDQVHSFFLQSGLPKHVLAEIWTLADMNKDGKMDRLEFSIAMKLIKMKLQGNALPSALPIIMKQPPVAPPMTSSSRYGMGSMPNLSILPAMPMISAMPMMSTSMSSMGTMTPVTPLVPAGIPIGLTTALPAANPTGMAMPVLPSVTTPTLPNGTAGFLQPTPINSAVSQMAPRGTLPLSSSFTSSPLGFTSTGMTKTQSLLDLGSSSSNSSSTTSLASSSPKTGSSDWAVPQASRLKYRQQFNSLDKQMKNYLSGPQVRNAMAASLLTQTQLAAIWNLADVNKDGQLTAEEFILAMHLVDMAKTGQPLPLTLPADLVPPSLRTGKPGENVPSTYSAINDDLQAEPPQKTKSNVSFEDKLKENFQRGNAELEKRRQALQEQQRREEERLAQKAREEQERREQEARELERKRQEEQERRLERQRELERQREEERLKELERKEAAKQELERQRKLEWERRRRQELMSQRNQEQEDIVRLKAKKRSLEMELEAVGDKHKQISDRLRDIQSKKKIQKGELDLINQKRHSRIVEINSLQQQFEDGQKKVSQLVSEQQRLRERLCNMGLNNLPSSTVSTLNRSVTEKDTTCRKLKEQLDALEKETSEKLSEVDQYNKDLKELRNSQSKQQAALDKLVRIKAEKLRELQRRREEELERKRREEEEAVRQAKLEKERLWREKLEREEEERRRRLQEEREAKLKEEEEREVQARLRAAQEQAERERKAAEERERKKREEALRREEERRRQEERRLEEERQREERKRAEEERKRQEEEHKRAQEERRRKEEEKRKQEEERKRVEEERRKLEEERKRLEEEKRKFEEERQRQEEERKRRQEEEQRRKKEEERRELERKREKEEEERRRQRAQVAAIRDAEERKRQEEESKKQEEERKRQEEERRRKQQEEEAAARQREEVAWQQKQLQQQPQNSAKTDIHEKLSALIRGIEERKGGLKPVTAAHRKSAALTTYRALYPFTARNADELTFEAESLIEVDEKTESEPGWLYGSYQGKMGWFPESYVEKQTKVKATAFVKQALIPSSAASTSVSMGKSQADVNSSPAGQSIPGGAGQNSAFTPTHPPGSASTEYGQVVGNLQAQALCSWTAKTDNHLNFSKDDVITVLEQQENWWLGELNGVQGWFPKSYVTLLPGSHTHTENFYSEGLDKSNATQQEEFVALYTYESPEPGDLTFSEGEIIMVTEKEGGWWKGCIGDRTGVFPSNYVKAKETDAPSSTGKSAASSKKPEIVQVVTAYTATGPEQLSLAPGQVILIQAKNPTGWWQGELQARGKKRQMGWFPASHVKLLGSSGGKSTPASAPICQVITMYDYKAANEDEMSFTKSQLINVLNKDDADWWKGELNGVVGLFPTNYVQITTDSDPSQQWCADLTSLDSMSPQERKRQGYIHELIETEERYMNDLQLVLDVFYKPMSESGRLTEGEMGMIFVNWKDLIMCNTKLLKALRVRKKTGGEKMPVQMIGDILASELSHMQAYIRFCSCQLNGAALLQQKTDQEPEFKDFLKKIATDYRCKGMPLSSFLLKPMQRITRYPLHIKNILESTPESHVDHGHLREALEGAEELCLQVNEGVREKENSDRLEWIQSHVQCEGITENLIFNSLTNCLGPRKLLHSGKVYKTKSNKELYAFLFNDFLLLTYVVKQFTSSGTDKLFSPKTNMQFKIYKNPIFLNEVLVKMPSDPSSDEPVFHISHIDRVYTLRTENINERTAWAQKIKAASEHFIETEKKKREKAYQARSIKASGIGRLLVTILEATELKPCKPNGKSNPYCEVTMGAQCYTSRTINDTINPKWNFNCQFFIKDLYQDVLCITVFERDQFSPDDFLGRTEVPVATIKKELENKGPANRRLLLHEVPTGEVWVRLDLQLFDHKTHK, via the exons GTGGTCGCAGTATATGGGCCATCACCCCAGAGGAGAGGGAGAAACATGACAAGCAGTTTGACACCCTGTCTCCCACTCTTGGCTATGTGTCAG GAGATCAGGTACACTCGTTTTTCCTGCAGTCAGGGCTCCCGAAACATGTCCTGGCAGAAATATG GACACTGGCTGACATGAACAAGGATGGGAAGATGGACAGACTAGAGTTCTCCATTGCCATGAAGCTTATCAAGATGAAGCTGCAAGGCAATGCCCTCCCCTCTGCGCTACCCATCATCATGAAGCAGCCGCCTGTGGCACCACCCATGACGTCCTCATCACGCTATG GAATGGGCTCTATGCCAAACCTATCCATCCTGCCTGCCATGCCCATGATATCTGCCATGCCCATGATGTCCACCTCAATGAGCTCCATGGGAACCATGACTCCTGTGACGCCGCTGGTGCCTGCAGGGATACCCATAGGGCTAACCACAGCATTGCCTGCAGCGAACCCCACAGGGATGGCCATGCCTGTTCTCCCTTCTGTCACTACGCCCACTTTGCCCAATGGCACTGCAGGCTTCCTTCAGCCCACCCCCATCAATAGTGCTGTCAGTCAGATGGCACCTCGGGGAA CCCTCCCTCTGTCCAGCTCCTTCACCTCATCTCCACTTGGGTTTACCAGCACAGGAATGACCAAGACACAGTCCCTCTTGGACCTTGGGTCAAGCAG CTCCAACTCCTCGTCCACCACCTCCCTAGCAAGCAGCTCCCCCAAGACGGGCTCCTCCGATTGGGCAGTGCCACAGGCGTCCCGACTCAAGTATCGACAGCAGTTCAATAGCTTGGACAAGCAGATGAAAAACTACCTCTCAG GTCCGCAGGTCAGGAATGCTATGGCTGCCTCCCTGCTCACTCAGACACAGCTTGCTGCCATTTG GAACTTGGCAGATGTGAACAAGGATGGGCAGCTGACAGCAGAAGAGTTCATACTGGCCATGCATCTGGTGGACATGGCCAAGACAGGGCAACCGCTGCCTCTCACATTGCCTGCAGACCTGGTACCTCCTTCCCTCAG aactGGGAAACCAGGTGAAAACGTACCTTCCACCTACAGTGCAATAAATGATGACTTGCAGGCAGAGCCACCACAGAAGACAAAGAGCAATG TGTCATTTGAGGATAAGCTGAAGGAGAACTTCCAGCGGGGCAACGCAGAACTGGAGAAGCGGCGGCAGGCTTTGCAAGAGCAGCAACGACGGGAGGAGGAGCGATTGGCCCAAAAGGCCCGAGAGGAGCAGGAGCGCCGTGAGCAAGAGGCTCGAGAACTAGAGAGAAAGAGGcaagaggagcaggagaggaggCTGGAACGGCAGCGGGAACTTGAACGACAGAGGGAGGAAGAGCGGCTGAAAGAGTTAGAACGCAAGGAG GCAGCCAAACAGGAGCTGGAGCGCCAGAGGAAGCTGGAATGGGAGCGGAGGAGGCGTCAAGAGCTGATGAGCCAGAGGAACCAGGAGCAGGAGGACATTGTGCGATTGAAGGCCAAGAAGAGGAGCCTGGAGATGGAACTTGAGGCCGTT ggtGACAAGCATAAGCAGATCTCTGACCGCCTTCGGGATATCCAGAGCAAGAAGAAGATCCAGAAGGGGGAGCTGGACCTGATCAACCAGAAACGACACAGCCGCATTGTAGAGATCAACAGTCTGCAGCAGCAGTTTGAA gatGGCCAGAAGAAAGTATCACAGTTGGTTTCAGAGCAGCAGAGGCTGAGGGAGAGACTTTGCAATATGGGGCTGAACAATTTGCCTA GTTCAACAGTGAGCACCTTAAACAGAAgtgtgacagagaaagacaCCACGTGTCGGAAACTAAAGGAGCAGCTAGATGCTCTGGAGAAGGAGACATCAGAAAAGCTGTCAGAGGTGGACCAGTACAACAAAGACCTTAAG GAGCTGAGGAACAGTCAGAGCAAGCAGCAGGCTGCACTAGACAAGCTTGTCCGGATCAAAGCAGAAAAGCTGCGAGAACTACAGAGGCGTcgtgaggaggagctggagaggaagaggagggaggaagaagaggctgTCAG GCAAGccaagctggagaaggagcggCTGTGGCGGGAGAAGCTGGAGCGTGAAGAGGAGGAGCGCCGTCGCCGTTTGCAGGAGGAGAGGGAAGCTAAGctgaaggaagaggaagagcgaGAAGTTCAGGCAAGACTTCGGGCAGCGCAAGAGCAAGCTGAGCGAGAACGCAAGGCTGCTGAAGAGCGGGAACGTAAGAAGAGGGAGGAAGCCCTGaggagagaagaagaaaggagGCGACAAGAAGAACGGAGGCTCGaagaggagagacagagagaggagcgcaagagagcagaggaggagaggaagaggcagGAGGAAGAGCACAAGAGAGCTCAAGAGGAGAGGAGGcggaaggaggaagagaaaaggaagcaggaggaggagagaaagagggtggaagaagaaagaagaaaacttgaggaagagaggaagaggcttgaagaggagaagaggaaaTTTGAGGAAGAAAGGCAGCgacaggaggaggagcggaAGAGGCGGCAAGAGGAggagcagagaagaaaaaaggaggaggagcgccGCGAACTGGAAAGGAAGCgtgaaaaagaggaagaggaaaggagGCGGCAACGAGCTCAAGTGGCTGCTATCAGGGATgcagaagagagaaaaagacaggAGGAAGAGAGTAAAAAACAGGAGGAAGAACGAAaaagacaggaggaggagaggaggcgaAAGCAACAGGAGGAAGAAGCTGCAGCCAGACAAAGAGAGGAGGTGGCCTGGCAGcaaaaacagctgcagcagcagccgcaAAATTCTGCCAAAACAGATATTCATGAGAAGCTCTCAGCCCTAATTAGAGGCATAGAGGAAAGGAAAG GGGGTCTAAAGCCTGTAACTGCAGCACATAGGAAGTCTGCAGCCCTTACCACCTATAGAGCTCTCTACCCTTTCACAGCCAGAAACGCAGATGAGCTGACGTTTGAGGCAGAGAGCTTAATCGAG GTAGATGAGAAGACTGAGAGTGAGCCGGGATGGCTGTACGGCAGCTATCAAGGCAAAATGGGCTGGTTCCCTGAGAGCTATGTGGAGAAGCAAACGAAAGTGAAGGCTACTGCCTTTGTCAAACAGGCTCTGATCCCTTCATCTGCAGCATCTACCTCAGTGTCCATGGG CAAATCACAGGCGGATGTCAACAGCTCACCAGCAGGACAGAGCATCCCGGGGGGAGCGGGTCAGAATTCTGCCTTCACTCCAACCCATCCACCAGGCTCAGCCTCCACAGAGTATGGACAG GTTGTGGGTAACCTCCAGGCCCAGGCACTGTGTTCCTGGACAGCCAAGACAGACAATCACCTAAACTTCTCCAAGGATGACGTGATTACTGTGCTGGAGCAGCAAGAGAATTGGTGGCTGGGGGAGCTGAATGGAGTCCAGGGCTGGTTCCCCAAGTCCTATGTCACACTGCTGCCTGGAAGCCACACCCATACAGA GAACTTTTACTCTGAGGGATTGGACAAATCCAACGCAACTCAGCAAGAGG AGTTTGTGGCCTTGTACACATATGAAAGCCCAGAGCCAGGAGACCTTACCTTCAGCGAGGGTGAAATCATCATGGTGACAGAAAAAGAGGGGGGATGGTGGAAGGGCTGTATAGGGGACAGGACTGGAGTCTTCCCCTCTAACTATGTGAAGGCAAAGGAGACTGAT GCCCCTAGCAGCACTGGCAAATCAGCAGCTAGCAGCAAAAAACCTG AAATTGTCCAGGTAGTAACTGCATACACGGCCACCGGTCCAGAACAACTGAGTCTGGCCCCAGGACAGGTCATTCTCATCCAGGCCAAGAACCCCACAGGCTGGTGGCAGGGAGAACTGCAG GCAAGAGGTAAAAAACGCCAGATGGGATGGTTCCCTGCATCCCACGTCAAGCTGTTAGGGTCTAGCGGTGGGAAGTCCACTCCAGCATCTGCTCCAA TTTGCCAAGTTATTACAATGTATGATTATAAGGCAGCCAATGAGGATGAGATGAGCTTTACCAAGAGTCAGCTGATCAACGTGTTAAACAAGGATGATGCTGATTGGTGGAAAGGAGAATTGAACGGCGTTGTTGGCCTGTTCCCTACCAACTATGTTCAAATCACCACAGATTCTGACCCAAGCCAACAGT GGTGTGCGGACCTGACAAGCCTGGACTCCATGAGTCCGCAAGAGAGGAAGCGCCAGGGCTACATTCATGAGCTCATCGAGACTGAAGAGCGCTACATGAATGACCTTCAGCTGGTGCTGGAC GTCTTCTACAAGCCCATGTCTGAATCTGGCCGCCTCACAGAGGGGGAGATGGGTATGATTTTTGTCAACTGGAAGGACCTGATCATGTGCAACACCAAACTGCTCAA GGCCCTGCGGGTGCGGAAGAAGACGGGCGGGGAGAAGATGCCTGTACAGATGATCGGGGACATCCTCGCCTCAGAGCTCTCCCACATGCAGGCATACATTCGCTTCTGCAGCTGCCAGCTCAACGGCGCCGCCCTTCTGCAACAGAAGACCGACCAGGAGCCTGAATTCAAGGACTTTCTCAAG AAAATTGCCACTGATTACCGCTGTAAAGGCATGCCGTTGTCCAGTTTTCTGCTTAAGCCTATGCAGCGCATCACCCGTTATCCTCTCCATATCAAGAAT ATCCTGGAGAGCACCCCAGAGTCACATGTGGATCATGGGCATCTGCGGGAGGCTCTAGAAGGAGCGGAGGAGCTCTGCCTGCAGGTCAACGAGGGGGTCAGGGAGAAGGAAAACTCAGATCGCCTGGAGTGGATCCAGTCGCATGTGCAGTGTGAAGGCATCACCGAG AACCTGATTTTCAATTCCTTGACCAACTGCCTGGGTCCACGCAAGCTGCTACATAGTGGGAAGGTCTACAAGACCAAGAGCAACAAGGAGCTCTATGCTTTCCTCTTCAACGACTTCCTGCTGCTAACCTACGTTGTTAAGCAGTTCACCTCCTCTGGGACAGACAAGCTCTTCAGCCCCAAGACCAACATGCAGTTCAAGATATACAAAAAC CCGATATTTCTGAATGAAGTTCTGGTGAAGATGCCCTCTGACCCCTCTAGCGATGAGCCAGTTTTCCACATATCCCACATCGACCGTGTTTACACTCTCAGAACGGAGAACATCAATGAGAG GACGGCTTGGGCCCAGAAGATCAAAGCTGCATCAGAGCACTTTATAGAGACTGAGAAGAAAAAGCGAGAAAAGGCTTACCAAG CACGCTCCATTAAGGCCAGTGGGATCGGTCGCCTGCTGGTCACTATTTTGGAGGCTACTGAGCTGAAGCCTTGCAAACCCAATG GAAAGAGCAACCCGTACTGCGAGGTGACCATGGGAGCGCAGTGCTATACCTCCCGCACAATAAATGACACCATCAACCCCAAGTGGAATTTCAACTGCCAGTTCTTCATCAAGGACCTGTACCAGGATGTTCTGTGTATCACCGTCTTTGAGAGGGACCAGTTCTCTCCTGATG ACTTCCTGGGTCGCACTGAAGTTCCTGTGGCAACCATCAAGAAGGAGCTGGAGAACAAGGGACCAGCGAACCGACGCCTCCTGCTTCACGAGGTGCCGACGGGGGAGGTGTGGGTGCGGCTGGACCTGCAGCTCTTTGACCACAAGACCCACAAGTGA